CACAGTTCGCCTGTGGGATGCTGTGAAGGCATTTGAAGATTTAGAAACTGATGACTTTACTACAGCCACTGGACACATAAACTTGCCTGAAAACTCACAGGACTTGCTACTGGGCACATACATGACCAAATCAACCCCTGTTGTTCATCTCCATTTCACACGCAGgaacctgctgctggctgcGGGTGCCTACAGCTCACAGTAGATCAGGAAGCTGAGACTGACTGTGCCAAGTCACTGCAGGAGTGACCTCAGGATGTGAGACAAGAGGGAATGTCTTGAACAGAAGGACCCTACGAGTATGAAACTGTAATTAGTGCAAGCAGCGTTTCTCAGTTCTGCTGTTTTATATTTATCTGCAGTTTGAAAATGCTGGAGATTGACAAGACATGGCTATAAAAGAAGGAACTGTTCGTGGTGCTTTTGGTAACATAGATATGTACATATGAAAAGAGCCATCTCTTCCCAGAGGTGGGACTGAGCTCTGCTGAAACTTGTGAAAAGTTAACAGCCTTTACATGTGttctcagatattttttaaagcacttaatTTATGGTTAGCAAATATTTCGTCAGTCTCAAACACAAGCAAAACTGTCCATTTTCAGGAAAGAAGAATGTAGTTTGATTCACTACAGCCTGGTCTGGGCAGCAGGCGTGGTGAGATCACAGCAACAAGCAGGGCATTGACGGAGCGGCCTGACAGCCTGATGCTTGTGGGGAACTGCCACGAAGCTCCGTGCACGGTTTTTATGCAGCCAAGTACCAAGTCCTGAAAAGATTTCAAACTCATGTGCTCTTTTGAGTCTCAGAAACACAGATCTTGTTACTGTTTTCAAAGGTAGCCAGTGCTGTCAGTGTGATAAGCAACCACAAGAGCGATGTGAACTTTACTTTCATACTTTATTgtatgagaaaataaaaaacgGGAGCTGAGGCACTGAAATAGTCTCTATTAAAAAAGTGACTTAAACTCTTTACTTTGTATTAGATGTAAAAGAACATTAATAACCTGTATCCTTTCTGCATAAGGTTTAACATAAAAAACCAGTAAAACTAGCCAAGAAAACATTACTGCAGCACTGAAAGAATAAGTGCATGGTCAGTTTGCTTTTGAAAGGCCAGCTTGTCTGCTGAGTGACAATTCCTATCCACAAGAAGATTGTACTCAGTGAATCCTTCTGGACTACCAAtaaagctgtgttttatttctgaagaacaGTAAAACATGCAGAACACTGGGAATAACATCAGTGTCTTTGAACCGAAAACAGCACCGCCAAAGGCCAGGTCCAGTGTGGCTTGGGTTTGGGTTAGTTTTTGTTCTTAATCTCTTACAAGATTTGTGCAGAGAAATCTGTTTTGTGTTCCTCATTATTTCACAATTAAGGACTTGGACACTTGAACAATCTACTGGCTctctagtgaaaaaaaaaacaagacttGTCACTTCTAAGGTCAAGTAAATGGAGAACTACCTCCTCTTTCATCTCGTCTTGCTCTTAGAGTAAAGCTATACTACAGGCATTATACATCAAAATAAAGTGTGGAATAGGAAGCTCACCTAgacattttcttcaaagaaaaaaaggataaaaattattttgattttttttttgtgtaatgaTACCTCAACAAAATTTCCTAGCTCTCAATACGACCAGTTAAAGTATAATTTTTGACAGCTTAAAGAAAACACTGCCACATTCTGCCTTTGTATTTTGTACAGTTTTATACTTTTGATATTATAATAAATACTAAAACTACATAGTTTGTGTCTATATGTTACAAGAAAGTATTTACCCCCTTAATGGCTGCAATGGAAGTGAGAGTAGTTTGTAACTGTGACAACTCAGCTAAGAGAAACAAAGTAATCAGAAATGTTTAGGTTGATGAGTAGCCATTCCCTGTGAATCCTGTTCTAAAGGAAGGCAACAGGTTCTAGCTCCTGACATTATTACACTCTTACAGCCACTATTCTTTAGTGGAGCTATTGAGTGCAGCTGAAGCCATCTATGCAAACactcaggaaggaaaaatgatCAGATTTGTTCAGGCCCAGCATGTACAGAAatagttttaagaaaaaatgaagtAGAGGGAGCATCAAGACCctgcaattaatttttccttttttttcagcaacAATTCCTACTTCCTGCTGTCCTCAGTTTGGGAAGGGTATTTGCGAGCTTTTGCATGGTtcaatccctgctgctggcagaagtgTGGGCATCTAGGGAAGGTACCAAGTGTTAATTAAACCATGGAAAGACATTGTGGAGAATGTGATAGAGATTTtagtgctgggcagggaggaggctgTGCACATCTAACTGTGGTAGAACACCTTTCACAGGAGACAGGAAAAGTAAGCACTGGAGTATTTAAGTCACTGTTTATGAATGTGTAGAGTTACAGAAGCTTAACATCAGCAGGCTAAgccattttccttcttccctccaCAAGGGAAGCCAGTAACAGAAGAAGCTCAAATAGCATAACTGGGTCAGCCTCTTTTCAGAGGTTTTCTGTCAAAACCAAAGAACTTCTGTGCAAAATACAGACAACTGAGGCAGAAGATGTTATGGTTTCCATGTAAGCTACTAGCTTGGAATGCAAAAACTGGGAGCAACCATGTGACACGGACATGTGGAGATGCTTGGATCAGCTCCAGGAGGTCCTTCCTAGGTTACTGCCTGGTACTCAGAACACCTCACGATGTGTTACAACAGCAGCAGAGTTAAGATAGTAACAACATGATCAGATGCTCCATCTCTGCTACAAGCAACTATTTCtgacaaaggaggaaaaatgagaagTACCACACTTGAGCTTTTTTAGGCTATTTCGTATTTTCAATAAAACaagtaattatttatattttattagcCACAAGAGGTCATCAGCTTGCATTACATTGACACAGACTGGAGGTTCAGACATGCCAGGAACCTGTCAAGAGAAAAGTCAAACATAGCAATTCTTGCACAATGTTAACTGAGCACCCCCCTTCCCCAAGCCCAAACTATTTTAGCTACGAGCAGCCAGATTTCAGCATACCCAGGAAGAAGTGACTGATGTCCCCTTAACACACAACAGCAATGCTAAAACTTATTGTTTCATACTCCTTTCTTCAGGCTATGATGACAGCCCATATGTTTTGCCAAAATGCCACTTTGGTGAAAATTCTTTATTTGAAAGTGACTCCAAAATTTAAGACTTGGTTGTTGCTATACAAGTCCAGTCACTTCTACATGGGCCTTGAAAAATCATGTGTGCAACATACACAGTTCCATCATATGGTACTCCTTTACTCTGTTCAAATGAAGGTTTTAAGAGACTGCATTAATCTCCACTTAAAATTCTAATAAGTGGAGAAATAAGTCCTTAAGTACCGCTTCATTAGTTCAATAACCTACAAAGCAAGTTATCCATATTTTACAGCAAGAGGGCAGACCAGAGGCACCTACTATTTGTATCTTGCTGCAACATCCTTCtgttcctccctccctgcatccccatccctAGTCCCATTTACCATGTCAGAAGAACAAGAATACTGTATCCCACACTTTCTGCACTTCCTTTAACTCCATTTAGAATGCCCCCAAGTAAGTTGACACCATAGTTTGAGGTTTAAAATGGTAAATAGGAAGTCCATGTGCCTGTGTTTCTGTCTCTCATTACACTGTATTATTGGCAACTAGCCCTTTGTCACCACTTCCTGAGCTGGCACTGAAGCATTTTAGTCCTGGAGGAACATCAGCCACTTACCTTTTACTTATCTGTCACAGCAGGAGTTTGCTTCTTAGGCCTAAACTTGAAATATAAGACAAGGAGTGCAACACCTGTGTATGTTGCTATTACAtactggaagagagaaaagttaAATTTGGTTTCAGTCTGAGCCGCAAAAAACACCATTGTACAAGACTACAAAACAAAGTACATAATAATACATACATTCCTCCTGCCTATGATGGTATAGGAATTGAAGTACTTCTGAAATCCAGTGAACTGGTGCTGAGATCCCGAGTCATGGCCAGCCATGGCTACTTATCCTAACAAACAGTACACAAcagttaattaatttaaaagtcGCTTGGATGGGATGAATAGGAAAACCAAACTAATCACTACACTGAGCTTCATAATTCCATTGTCTGTTCCTAACTCTGCTTTCAGGACATTTGACAAGTAGTGGATATACATAAGGCGTAGGCACATCCAGAGCATTCTCTCTTGAGAACAAAACAGTTGATGGGAGAAGATAAGCAAATACAGGGTTCACTGCACAATAAAAGCTGAGTGCTTTTTTAATGTATAGagatatatttttctgaaaaggatGGTATGTTTAGGACAcacatttgctgcttttcttctgcctcCCCCAAAGGCACCCGACACAGTTCCCCAGCCCCGCAGATGCTGCGGTCACTAACGCAGCTCCCGTGTGTCATCTGTCTCTTATCTAACCCAATCAGCAGCGTTATCTCTGGCCTATAACCAGGTAAAGCGTTAGCTCGGCTGACTGTGCAACAGGTAAAACGCTTAATGAAACAGCCTGTCTAAACGTCTGCCACACACTATTGGCAAAGACTTGAGAAGCCAAGGTCATCTCTTCTCGTGCCTGACTGATGCACAAGGCTGGGCAAGAGCCGAGGCGCCCTTCCGAGGACGGGAAGGCAACCCGTGACAATATGAACCCCGTTTTCCGGAGGAGCCCGGTGCCCTTGCCCGGCTACACCCGCGACCCCGCGCTCGCGTCAGGCCGGGGAAGGGAGGCGCAGCGCCCGGGACTCGGAGGGAGCGGCGCCGCGGCAGAAGGCGTCCCACCCGTCAGGAACAGGACCCGAGTCCGGCCCGGCACCCGCCCCCGCCCGGGCCGCCCCGCTGTACCTCGGCCGCCGCCGTCCCCGCCGCGCTCTGCCCTTCGCCTCTGCCCTCCCACAAGATGGCGGCCGCGGGCGCCGCGCGCAGCCCCTGGCGCTCCGATTGGCTGCGGAACCGGGGCGCGgcctggccccgccccctcTCCGCCGGGCCGGTGACGTAGGTTACGTCACTTCCGGCCGCCCTTTGCCCTCTGTCCCGCGCGCCGCTTCCGCCCGGCGCCGCGTGCGCCTCCCGCCGCCGGAAccttccccatcctcatcccgATCCCGGGAACGctcccggtcccgatcccgatccccATCCCGGGAACGCTCCCGGTCCCGATTCCCATCCCGGGAACGCTCCCGGTCCCGCGCTCCCCCCTGGCAGCGGCCCCGGGCAGGTAAGACGCCAGCCCTGCCCGCTCCAGCCCTGCCGGCTTTGTTGCCGTCTGTGTTCCTTAGCGAGCCCTGAGGTGAAGCGTACCTTGATGCGCTTTCGCTTTATCATGTGCTTATCATTTAAAGAAGTTTTGTATGTCTGAGTGGTTGCCTCAAGTTTGGCAACATAGGGTTTCAGGGCTATTTTTTGTAGAAGTATTGTTGGCTCATAATAAGCAATGCTTTAAGTAATACTACAAGTGCAATAAGAATATATTACTAGTAActacttttatttattattattattatttattagtaATAGTAACAAGTGAATTGTGGTCTAATAAGCAAGGTGTTGTTTATTGATTGAAATAGTAAGGTTAAAAGTCTATTTTATGAACATATACTTATGGTTTAGACAAACAGATAGCAAGATATATTAGTCATAAGTAATTAATTCATAAGTagcattcaaaaataaaattgcaggCCAAGCTTATATAGCGTTTTTCTCCTTGATGAAGCTGGTAGATCCAGCCACTGAATATAATAAAGGCTGGTTTAGGAAATATACAGTTAAAGAAAttttatgaatatatatatggTGTATCTAGTGCCTTAAAAATTATTACTGTAATACTTCAGTGAAACTGTGCAGTTGTGAAAAGTGTTATGGATGTGCATATTTAGATAGACTATTGCAACACTTCATTGTAGTCAAATGTTAAATCCATTTGCATGTGGGTTCCTGTTTTGTCACTGACTAACTAGAGCAGCTGTCCAAAGTCTTTCTTATTTTGGGGGTAGTTCACTCTTATGTCACCTCAGTATTTGTGAGGTACAAGCACAATAACTGTATgattaatttctgctttgtcaTTTGTCCCAGGGCCTCCCAGAGTGCAAGCATGGCATCCATGGAAGAAAACTTTCCTCGAGGGGGCATCCAGAAGAaacctgcagagggaaaaacacCCAAGCCAAAGTTAGAGAGGGACAATTTGTTTGATGTACGTTATTTACATATTCTTGATTAACTTTTCAGAGCTCTTCCAGTGTCAGAATTTGAGGACAACCTTCTCTACCTGTTACTTCTACAGTGAACTACAGAAAGGACTCCCAAAAATTGATGTCTGCTGACATCCACCATCCTCCTGATCTCTGAAAGATCCCTGATATCTGTTACATCTTGAATATGATGACTGAGAACCTGTCAAAATTGTTGACAAAAGAACAGTCAAAATTATTGATCTGGCTGTAGTTTTTAAACTTTGCACAAGCATCTTATCCCAAGGTGCTTCATGATGAGCCTGCTGTTACTGGATACTGGCTAAGTTGTTCTTTCTGTTAGTAGAGTGTGGTGCAGATCTCTTCCACCACTCTTTTCCGTTCCCAAGGTTTAGCTTTATAAATTATCAGCCCAAAGGAGATACTTTGGAACACTTGTATGTAGACAGACAGCAATTAGCAAGATGGTTCTCCTTTTTCATccaaagcagtattttattcATAGCAGCAGAGTTCTGCCATAGTGCAAAGTTTGTTTCTTTATCGACTTCTATTTTGTAACCTTCTGTGCTTTTAATCTGCTTTAGGTTCAGCAtgaagaaaaatcccagaaaagaaaaagaagccagAAGGAtcaaggaaagcagcaggaaagcaagaaaaggtTCAAGGCAGACAAAGAAGCTGCTGCTAAAGACAATGTTATGAATATTGGACCACTCACAATTGAGGTTGGTGCATAAATGTTTGATTTTGTATGCCTCTCTTTTCTGGGCTACATAAAAATGGCATGTTTTTCCTCCCTAAACCTGCCAAATATATCTGCTTATCCTCTGTTATCATTGACTTTCCAAGATAATCTGTAGcatgctgtttttcctgctttcccaggcGCTCAGTGAGGGGATGCTGCTCCTTGGCTGTATAAAAGAGGTCACTGACTATGAGCTCGCCATCAGTTTGCCCAGCGGCCTCTCTGGATTTGTGCCAGTCACGCAGATCAGCGATGCCTACAGCAAACTGCTGACCAAGCAGGTGGCCCAAGGAGAACTCCTGGAGGTGAGACCTGGGACTGGGGCTGTGATTTGTGCTTGGAGCTAGAGAGTGTTGTTAGTACCTCAGAACCAACCCTGAGGTCTTGCTTAGGAGTCGGACATTGACTAACCTTCGTTTGGAACTGGATTTTCCAAGCAAACTTTGTGATTTCCTGGTAACAGCTgactgctaggaaaaaaaaaaatcagttaccCTACCTCTCTGGTGTCAGCAGTGCCTAAGTTTTCCCAAGATGTTGCAGAATGTGGGATTAGTACTAccccttttccctgctgaaggGGGAGGCTGTTGGCTCTGTAGATGTTTCCTCAGCTGCAGTCTCCTGACTCCAACCCACACAGTGTTTTGAAGCAAAGCCTCTCAGTCTTGCTGGCATGACATAGTGTCATCCCTTCCTCTCTGTTAAATTTCCTGCCTGTTACTGTAGTGTTGACAGAGAAACAGGACTTTCCTATGGgattttgatttcaaaatttGCTTCAATAACAAATTCTAACCTTATATTATTTAGTATTGAAAAAATGGCATGTTTCTCTGTTGATCATGTTGCTGGGCAGGAGTTGAATTCGCTCCCAGACCTGTTTTCTCCAGGGACACTGGTCAGGTGCATCGTGACCAGTGTTGAGAAAAGTGATGATGGACGTCGCAGTGTCAAGTTATCCATTGACCCCAAGAAGGTCAACAAAGGCCTGAACTCTACAGCACTAGCAGCAGGCATGGTAAGTTTTCTGGGTCtgtcacagcctctctgggctctTGCATTTCAGTTTGTCCTTACATGGAATCAGACCAGAATGTGGAGCTACTCCCACCATGGAAGATACCTGTGAGGAGAGGGTGGGTTTAATTCTTGTCTCCAGGTTGtcattaatgaaattaattcaggTTATTCTGTTTCAATATGGCCAAGTTATTTAATGATTTCTTTCTTAGTAGatttctttgttaatttttacAGAGAGTAGCATGTAACATGGCTTGCAAAAGTGCTTGGTTGTTTATGATTTGTGTTTTCAGCTGTATGATTGTATGCATCTGCTATTTTTGAGCATTACAATTCTTTTCTTACTAGTTTTGAGCTCCTTATGTGCATAACTGGATAAAGTTAGATTTAAGACCTCACTGCTAGGTGAGCTGTGTAATAAGAAAGATTGTAGtgttcttgctgctgctctgaaaagctCAGTTCTCTGTCCATACAAAGCAAGGGAGTACTTGGATGGGGAATCTCTTACCATATCCTCATTCTTTGAGGACCCAGCTGTTTCATTACATTACTGAGTTGCAATGCTTTCCTCCCaacagctgctctctggctcTGTGATGAGCATGGAAGACCATGGCTACCTCATAGATATTGGTGTCACTGGAACTCATGCTTTCCTGCCCCATCAGAAAGCCAAAACTTACATCAAAGCACTGAAGAAAGGTAAGAAGTATTGCAGGAGGATCTGATGATTTAAAATGGAGGTGGAGAATGACAGGGATTAGAGTTTATTATATCTGTGGTGTTAGTGCACCTTGGTTGGATTGGGTCAAGGTGGAGTCTCTGCAGGTTGCTgcaaaaagcagttttgtggCTGGTCTGCAAAAAGCCTTTTTGTTTCAGCCCATGATCTGACAGACTGTGTTccaggccctgctggagctAAACTTCACTTAGATCATGAGGGAACTCTGTAAAAGCTTTGGAAAGAGTGGGAGGAAATACTGAGTGTTCTTGGTAGAGGTTTTATGCTGTGACTTGTCTTTGTAGGGCCTGACTTGAAAATAGGTCAGAACCTGAACTGCCTCATTGTGGAAGTGAAGAATGAGGGCAGGGTGGTCTGTTTGTCCATTGACCGATCGGAGGTGGCTGCATCCATTGCCACAGAGCGACAGAACTGGACACTCTCTAATTTATTGCCAGGGCTGGTGGTGAAAGCTCGAGTGCAGAAGGTAAGCtctggtttgggtttcttttgttgggtttgtttcttttgagCATTGTTGAGGGCAGGAGAAAGGTGAAGCAGAGATGAGAATTTATGCCCTGGAAAATTTCTGGTTGGTCTCAATTACTCAGCAGTAGCAAACATAATCTGCTAGACACTTTCCTCCACTGCATTCACCTGAGGTCTGATCTCAGTTCTGGCTGTGATTCCCCCGAGTATAAAGGCTTCACACTGAAGCTGGTGATGGAGTTTGATGCAGAACAGGACTCATTTTGTGCTTTCTGGCCTTTACTGCTAAAGTATTCAACATAGCAGTAGTCTTCAGAGTACACACAGCATTATCAAAAAACTAAAGGATTGTTTTTTCAACAGACTGTGTAAAGCAGAATTGTTACcagtttttctgtctcttgtgATGCACTTGTTGATTAACACTGACAGTGCCATTTTTTGAAATGTGTGAattgctctctgtgctgcctgaaaACTGAGTGCAGAATTTTTTGTAATCTTTTCATTCCCCTTCCTAGCTGGCCCCACTTGGGATGAAGCTGACATTTCTGTCTTACTTCACTGGCATTGTGGATTTCATGCACATGGACCCAGAGAAATCCATGAGCTATTCTCAAGATCAAGTGGTAAGGAGAGTGGAGGATGCCTGCAATTGTTATGTTTCGTATCTTTTCCAATATTTCTATGGAATTATCTCTGAAATATTAAGGCTGATAGCTTCTTTCATATCTTTTACTTAAATTACTATTGTGGCTGCTTTAAAGCTGTAAAGAGCTAAGCCATTCCTGGAAGACTTATTTGGGAATCCTGGAGATTTGTAAGGGATAGAAACATGGCTTGTGCATTGATACCAGCCTAGTCTGTAAACAATAGACAAAAGCAAAAG
The DNA window shown above is from Oenanthe melanoleuca isolate GR-GAL-2019-014 chromosome 6, OMel1.0, whole genome shotgun sequence and carries:
- the ATP5MK gene encoding ATP synthase membrane subunit K, mitochondrial produces the protein MAGHDSGSQHQFTGFQKYFNSYTIIGRRNYVIATYTGVALLVLYFKFRPKKQTPAVTDK